From the Solanum pennellii chromosome 4, SPENNV200 genome, one window contains:
- the LOC107016606 gene encoding uncharacterized protein LOC107016606 has translation MSNLSKLEFVTLDISAKNYLSWVLDVVIHLAAKGLDAIITQGNKTSSQDKAKSMIFLRHHFDEGLKIEYLTIKDPLEFWTDLKGIYDHLKATVITSQLKLCGEIIKDEDMLEKTLTTFHASNVILQHQYREKGFQKYSELISCLLVAEQHNAHLMKNHEARPTRTAPLPEANVVEARDQSEVKRDDHQGYNNTQGRDKEKR, from the exons atgtCAAATTTATCCAAACTTGAGTTTGTGACATTAGATATTTCTGCAAAGAATTATCTTTCATGGGTACTCGATGTTGTGATTCACTTAGCTGCTAAAGGTCTTGATGCCATCATTACTCAGGGAAATAAAACATCGAGCCAAGATAAGGCGAAGTCTATGATTTTCCTTCGTCATCATTTTGATGAGGGCCTGAAGATTGAATATCTGACGATAAAAGATCCACTTGAATTTTGGACTGATTTAAAGGGGATATATGACCACCTAAAGGCAACAGT GATAACCTCCCAACTGAAATTATGTGGGGAGATTATAAAAGATGAGGACATGTTGGAAAAGACACTTACTACTTTCCATGCCTCAAATGTGATATTGCAGCATCAATATCGTGAAAAGGGTTTTCAGAAATACTCTGAACTGATCTCATGTCTCTTGGTGGCTGAGCAACATAATGCtcatttaatgaaaaatcatgaagctCGTCCTACTAGAACTGCTCCACTACCGGAAGCAAATGTAGTTGAAGCACGTGATCAATCTGAAGTAAAAAGAGATGATCATCAGGGCTATAATAATACACAGGGACGTGACAAAGAAAAGAGGTGA